The following DNA comes from Methanocella sp..
GGCGAACACGGCGCTTTTTTATGATCGGCACGGCGACACCACGGCGACACGGTTTCCTGATAATATTAATCAGCAGGGGTCTCCGAGGGGTAAGCAAGAGCACTCCGCCCGATGTCAGCCCTCTTCAGGATATAAAAGTAAGCAGGGGGTCTCCGAGGGGTAAGCAAGAGCGCTCCGCGCGGCGTCAGCCCCCTGTAGGACTTAAAAGTCCTCCGTGCCCACTGTGCCCTCCGTGGTTAATATTAAACCGTGCCCCCTCCGTGGTGCCTCCGTGACCGCTATGGTGAAGTTTTTAATAAGCAATATTGGGGTCTCCGAGGGGGCATCAGCCCCCTTCAGGAAATAAAAAAACGCCGTGTTCGCCGTGTCGCCGTGGTGAATAAAAAGCGCTGTGTCTCCGTGGTGCCTCCGTGCGCCCCGTGGTAAGAACCGAAAAGGACTTATTGCTTGGTCGTCATTATCGGATTGTCTATCCAGTCGCCAGAGAGTTTAACATATGACGCCGCAGCCAGGAAAAAGAAGCCTCGCATCCGAGATCATCTTTGTCGGTGCGCTTATCGTTCTCATAATCGTCATCGGAGCCTGTGCCTTTTACATATATGATTATATTGTGCCCCATTCCACGGTGACTCCTACCGCGAACCCGACGGTGACGGCGACGCCTGTGCCAACACCCCGGCAGACGGCCACGCCCACGCCCACGGCAACGCCGACCGCTGTCGCCACCCCGACACTTGACCCGGGTTTTTATCAGCAGGATACGAAGATCACGGTCGGCGAATTCGACTACTCCTATCCGGGCATCTGGGACCACTACATCGCTTACGACATGTACGACGGAGCGAAGAACTATACATTTTTATATGACGTGAACACCGGCGACAGGACGCAGATAGCCGACGGGACGGTATTCTCCTATGGCGACATCAGCAACGGCAAGGTCATGCTGTTCTACCCGACCAATGGCAACCGGATATACCTGTACGACATCAGGACGCGGGAATCGCTGCTCACGTGCACGGATGATAACAGCATTCGTAATAGCATCACCATGTTCGCCAACAAGCTGGCCTATTACCAGGACGTAGGCCGTTATGATTCCGAAGGCAAATGGGTACCGAACTACCATATCTACGTCTTCGACATGGTCATGGGCAGCGCTTCGGACGTCATGTCCAACCTGCCAAAGCCCCTGGACATCCGGATCTACGGCGACCGGCTCGTCTATACGGTCGTCAGTGGCACGTGCAACGATATCTACCTGCTCGACCTGGGGACGAAAAACCCGGCGCCTCAGAAGATCTCAACGAGCCCGGGCCTTAATAACCATGCGCGTATATACGACCATTACATCGTTTACCATTCGGATGCAAGCGGCACGGACCACATATACATATATGACATTAACACGGGGAGTACCACTTCGCCGACCCAGACGGGCTCACAGGGGTACGCCGATATCTATGGCAGCACCGTGGTCTACGACGATAACCGCAACGGCAACTGGGACATTTATGCCTACGACCTGAATACCCAGAACGAGCGCCGGCTTACCAACGAGCCCCACGACCAGCAGGCGCCGGTGATCTATGGCAATCGCATCGCCTACATGGATAACCGGAATGGCTACTGGGCCATCTATACCATGACCATATCGTAAGGGTCGTTATCCATGAATTTTCAGGCCTGGCTAAAGGAATTTCGGGTCTTATTTTTAATTTTTGTGGCGCTGCCCGTCGTCCTCGGCTCGGCGGTCGCCTACGCATATGAGCCCCAGTCGTTCAGCCTGCCCTATTGTGTTCTGGCAGTCATCGCCATGATGTCCCTGCACGCAGGCACCGTCATCCTGAACGACTATTTTGATTTCCGCAGCGGCACGGACGTATTAAATAAAGAGCGCACGCCGTACAGCGGTGGCAGCGGCCTCCTGCCCGAAGGCACCCTGAGTCCGGCGGGGGTGCTCATCGCGGGCCTCCTCAGCTTCGGGCTTAGCGCCCTGCTCGGCACATTTATCGTCCTCACCCGGAGCCCCATCGTCCTCGTCATCGGTGTTATAGGCGCCGCCATCGGCTTCTTCTATACGGCGCCACCCTTCAAGCTGGCTTACCGGGGCTTTGGCGAGACGGCGAGGCTCTTCGCTACGCCGCTGATGGTGCTGGGCGCCTTTGTCGTGCAGGTGCCGCCGGCATCGATGGCGGATATGAGCAGCTACGTCGGGCCTCTTACCGTAGTTCTCGTCTCGTCGCTGCCCGTGGCCTTCCTGAACACGGCCGCCTTGTACATCTTCCAGTTCCCGGACTACGAGGCGGACTCGGCCGTCGGGAAGACGAACCTGGTCGTGCGCCTGGGCAGAAAGAACGCCGTATATGTCTTTATTCTCTTGAGCGCCCTGGCCTACATTGTGCTTTTAGCCGGTATCGTGTCGGGCCTGCTCCCGTTTTTCTCGGCGATCGCCTTCGTGGCCCTGCCGCTGAGCGCTTTCGCATGTAAGGGCTTATTGGTATATTTCGATTTGCCAAAGAAGCTCGTACCATACATGAAGTCGGCGAGCGACGCATATATTCTGGCGACAATTGCCCTGACGCTGGCATTTTTTATCTAAGGGTGCCGGCCGTTAGATCTCTGGCCCGTGGCCATCACGTACAGGCTCTTGCCCACGTACCGCAACCCGTGGTATATCTGCTTGAGCCGCAGGTAATTCGTAAACTTTGACTCCCCTAGCCGATTCCGTATTGTCACGGGGACGGTGCCGATGCTCAGCCCTTCTTTCCACGCGTTATAGACCATGTCGTACTCGATCTCGAAGCCCGTGGCGGCCAGGCCGGGATAGATAGTCTCGACGGCCCTGCGGCTGAACAGCCAGTAGCTGGTCTGTATGTCGGGCAGCTTCATCCCATACGCAAAAGAGACGATGCCCGAAGTGGAAGAGTTGATGAAAAGCGAGAACCAGCCGAGCCTGTCATGCTGCACCTTCCGGTCCCGGGCGCCCAGCACCATATCGTCGCCGTCGGCCTTTATCTCGGTAAGCATGCGTTCCATCTCGGAGGGCGGATTCGTATAATCGGCATCGATCATGCCCATATAACGGTAATCCCTGCCCAGGAAATATTCCATGGCCGACCGGACGCCACAGCCCTTGCCCTTGCCGAACTTCTGGGGTAAAAAGCCGTATCCCAGGCTTTCGGCGACCTGCCTGGTCTTATCGGCCGAGCCGCCGTCCACTACCAGGACGTCCATCCACTTCGGGATCTCGGGGGCGAGGGCTCCCAGTGCTTCTTCCTCGTTCAGCGTGGGGAGTATTAGCAGGAATTCGCTCATAGGACGGCTTCTTAATGTACGTAGCCTTCTTTCCTTAAAACTTCATCGACCTGCTCCACGGCGGTACCGATGTAATTCTCCGGATCGGTGACCTCGTCGATCTCGGCGGGCGTTAGTTTTTTCGAGATCTCCGCGTCCTCCAGGAGGGCCTGCCGGAAGGGCATGTTCTGCTCGAACGCCTTCATGGAGGCACTGCGTACGATCTCGTGTGCTTTCTGGCGGCCGAAGCCCCTGCTGGCTAACGCGATCATGACCGCCTCGCTCATCTGCACGCCCTTCAGGACGTTCAGGTTGCGCCTGATGTTCTCCGGATAGAACGTCAGGCCGCTGATCACGTTTGTGGCCTTTCTTAAAATGTGGTCGAGTAAAATTGACGCCTCCGGGATGATGACCCGCTCGCACGAGGAGTTTGTCAGGTCCCTCTCGTCCCACAGCGCGTTATTTTCCAGTGCCGGCTCCACGTAGGCCCGCACCACGCGGGACAGGCCGCACACCTGCTCCGAGTTTATCGGGTTCCTCTTATGGGGCATCGTGGACGAGCCCACCTGTTTTTTACCGAAGCCCTCCGCGAGCTCGCCGATCTCGCTGCGCTGCATGAGCCGTATTTCCAGGCATATTTTATCCAGCGTGCTGGCGACCAGGGCTAAAAATTCCATGTACTCTGCGTGCCTGTCCCTCTGGATGATCTGGGAGGACACGGTAACTGCGGGGATGCCCAGCTCCCGCATCGTCAGCTCTTTTATCCGGATGCCATCCTTCCCGAAGGCCGCCTGCGTACCCACCGCGCCGCTCATCTGGCCTATAGCCACGCGGGGCCTCATCTGCCTCAAACGCTCCTGGTGCCGGGCGACCTCCACG
Coding sequences within:
- a CDS encoding glycosyltransferase family 2 protein codes for the protein MSEFLLILPTLNEEEALGALAPEIPKWMDVLVVDGGSADKTRQVAESLGYGFLPQKFGKGKGCGVRSAMEYFLGRDYRYMGMIDADYTNPPSEMERMLTEIKADGDDMVLGARDRKVQHDRLGWFSLFINSSTSGIVSFAYGMKLPDIQTSYWLFSRRAVETIYPGLAATGFEIEYDMVYNAWKEGLSIGTVPVTIRNRLGESKFTNYLRLKQIYHGLRYVGKSLYVMATGQRSNGRHP
- the purB gene encoding adenylosuccinate lyase gives rise to the protein MAIHPIEFRYGTPEMKAVWTEEAKLKKLLMVEAALAKAEAEVGLVSREDASTIAACMDKVKVERVRQIEDEISHDMMAVVLAYAEQCGEAGKWVHYGATSNDILDTGLALQLKDAMEIIDDKLEKLKRALLQKADETKHLVTAGRTHGQLAVPTTYGLRFAIWAVEVARHQERLRQMRPRVAIGQMSGAVGTQAAFGKDGIRIKELTMRELGIPAVTVSSQIIQRDRHAEYMEFLALVASTLDKICLEIRLMQRSEIGELAEGFGKKQVGSSTMPHKRNPINSEQVCGLSRVVRAYVEPALENNALWDERDLTNSSCERVIIPEASILLDHILRKATNVISGLTFYPENIRRNLNVLKGVQMSEAVMIALASRGFGRQKAHEIVRSASMKAFEQNMPFRQALLEDAEISKKLTPAEIDEVTDPENYIGTAVEQVDEVLRKEGYVH
- a CDS encoding prenyltransferase produces the protein MNFQAWLKEFRVLFLIFVALPVVLGSAVAYAYEPQSFSLPYCVLAVIAMMSLHAGTVILNDYFDFRSGTDVLNKERTPYSGGSGLLPEGTLSPAGVLIAGLLSFGLSALLGTFIVLTRSPIVLVIGVIGAAIGFFYTAPPFKLAYRGFGETARLFATPLMVLGAFVVQVPPASMADMSSYVGPLTVVLVSSLPVAFLNTAALYIFQFPDYEADSAVGKTNLVVRLGRKNAVYVFILLSALAYIVLLAGIVSGLLPFFSAIAFVALPLSAFACKGLLVYFDLPKKLVPYMKSASDAYILATIALTLAFFI